One Microvirga lotononidis genomic window carries:
- a CDS encoding hydantoinase B/oxoprolinase family protein has protein sequence MTRDRYRIGFDIGGTFTDFVLSDARSGDIRLYKCLTTPEDPSIGALEGLNAITQDAGLTLSDIGEIVHGTTLVTNAVIERKGARLGLITTQGFGDLLEMGTEQRYDIYDLFLTYPEPFVERRNRLEVTERIDRDGSIVTDLDESEVRRAARSLRERGVEAVAICFLHSYRNPAHEQAAARIVREEMPEAAVSVSSEVVAELWEYQRCVTTCANAYVQPLMNGYLTRLEHELDQRGFSGTLRLMHSAGGLVSPATARAFPIRLLESGPAGGALATALFGERAGKKDVIAFDMGGTTAKACLIEDGRAEIAPMLEAGRVHRFKKGSGLPIKAPVIDMIEIGAGGGSIAAIDEVGLLRVGPHSAGADPGPACYGRGGTKPTVTDANLVLGYYDPGFFLGGKMSLDKSAAEDAMRSVADPLGLSAAEAAWGIHKVVVESMADAARVYLVEKGKDPRNYAMVGFGGAGPAHAAEVARTLGVRELIIPPASGAASALGFLVAPLSFEQVRSLPVRLSEGLDAVALNRTLDELESHGRELLAEAGISGAAVTVERSADMRLVGQMHEITVPLPGGRIDEASLPEIHAAFAKAYTARYTSLYPGAQVEAVNFRVRCTGPAPDLQVRDATGDAQGRKQKGTRQACFGDGAGFVDAAVYDRYALASGDRIAGPAIIEEREATTIVPPGDHVTVDEVGNLRIAIAEVSARDAVVTSEMSLEDAIRQIEADPIALEIMWSRLITVVDEMWLTIVRTAFSLIIAESQDFACELLDPTGETLAHSPRAMPVFNLTLPRAVKALLEKFPAETLQPGDVLVTNDPWLCAGHLFDIAVVTPAFKDGRLVGLMGTVGHVADIGGTKASLSAREIYEEGLQIPPMKLFKAGQPSEDLFALIGENVRNSAQVIGDIHAFVAANALGAERLVAFMDEYGMQDLKALAAVVQGRSEKAMRDAIRALPDGIYTSEISNNPLGEPMRFPLKLTVSGDTVELDFEGAPPQVAQGGFNSTLNYTAAHATYPLKCMLTPGVRGNAGCYRAFTVKAPEGSILNCRKPAAVNLRTRTGWYIAPNVFRALAEAAPDKVQAATGLPVATSIYGYDPSGRLYADHLFVGGGQGGSDRGDGKSGLMWPTSAANTSIELFESRVPVLVLEKAYLPNSGGPGRHRGGLGQRVRFRKLEDDGQTTLVSIYPEGVKVVLPGPFRGRPGGAASGAVRTLDGKLLKDCGTGDLVSLTSTEEVAEVVLAGGAGFGDPLERALDKVADDLANGYVTARAAAHDYGVVVSGDGRIEEAATAETRRRLHAEDREGLAPKQDERRAPAPLDTAAYAS, from the coding sequence ATGACCCGCGATCGCTATCGCATAGGCTTCGACATCGGCGGAACCTTCACGGATTTCGTGCTCTCAGACGCGCGGAGCGGCGACATCCGCCTCTACAAGTGCCTGACGACACCGGAGGATCCGTCCATCGGTGCTCTCGAGGGACTCAACGCCATCACGCAAGATGCCGGGCTGACGCTGTCGGACATCGGCGAGATCGTGCATGGCACCACCCTGGTCACGAATGCCGTCATTGAGCGGAAAGGGGCCCGGCTCGGGCTCATTACGACCCAGGGCTTCGGTGACCTGCTGGAGATGGGCACGGAGCAGCGCTACGACATCTACGACCTGTTCCTCACCTATCCGGAACCCTTCGTCGAACGCCGCAACCGTCTGGAGGTGACGGAACGCATCGACCGCGATGGAAGCATCGTCACGGACCTCGACGAGAGCGAGGTCCGACGCGCGGCACGCAGTCTGCGTGAGCGGGGCGTCGAAGCCGTCGCGATCTGCTTTCTCCATTCCTACCGCAATCCTGCGCATGAACAGGCGGCCGCCCGCATCGTGCGTGAGGAGATGCCAGAAGCCGCGGTCTCGGTCTCATCGGAGGTTGTCGCGGAACTTTGGGAATACCAGCGCTGCGTCACGACCTGCGCCAATGCCTATGTCCAGCCGTTGATGAACGGCTATCTGACACGTCTCGAGCACGAGCTCGACCAGCGCGGCTTCAGCGGAACCCTCCGCCTCATGCATTCCGCAGGGGGCCTTGTCTCACCTGCGACCGCCCGGGCCTTTCCGATCCGTCTGCTCGAATCCGGTCCCGCCGGCGGTGCCCTTGCCACGGCGCTCTTCGGCGAGCGGGCCGGCAAGAAGGACGTGATTGCCTTCGACATGGGAGGAACGACCGCCAAGGCCTGCCTTATCGAGGACGGCCGCGCGGAAATCGCCCCCATGCTGGAGGCCGGCCGCGTCCATCGTTTCAAGAAGGGCTCGGGGCTCCCGATCAAGGCCCCCGTCATCGACATGATCGAGATCGGCGCCGGCGGCGGCTCGATCGCCGCCATCGACGAGGTCGGTCTGCTCCGGGTGGGGCCGCATTCCGCCGGTGCCGATCCAGGACCGGCGTGCTACGGCCGCGGCGGCACGAAGCCCACCGTCACCGATGCCAATCTCGTCCTCGGCTACTATGACCCGGGCTTCTTTCTCGGCGGCAAGATGAGCCTCGACAAAAGCGCCGCCGAGGACGCCATGCGATCCGTCGCAGATCCGCTTGGCCTGTCGGCTGCGGAGGCGGCCTGGGGCATCCACAAGGTCGTGGTCGAGAGCATGGCCGATGCCGCGCGGGTCTACCTCGTCGAGAAAGGCAAGGACCCGCGGAATTATGCGATGGTCGGCTTCGGCGGCGCCGGTCCGGCTCATGCGGCGGAGGTCGCCCGCACGCTCGGCGTGCGCGAGCTTATCATCCCGCCTGCGTCCGGCGCAGCCTCCGCGCTTGGCTTCCTCGTCGCTCCGCTCTCCTTCGAGCAGGTGCGCTCCCTGCCCGTGCGCTTGTCGGAAGGCTTGGACGCGGTCGCCCTCAACCGGACTCTCGACGAACTCGAAAGCCACGGGCGCGAACTCCTGGCCGAGGCCGGGATCAGCGGGGCCGCGGTGACGGTCGAGCGCTCGGCCGACATGCGCCTCGTGGGCCAGATGCACGAGATTACCGTTCCCCTTCCGGGTGGCCGCATCGACGAGGCGAGCCTGCCTGAAATCCACGCGGCGTTCGCCAAGGCCTACACTGCCCGTTACACCTCGCTCTATCCGGGCGCGCAAGTGGAAGCGGTCAACTTCCGGGTGCGGTGCACCGGTCCGGCCCCCGATCTGCAAGTGCGCGATGCGACAGGCGACGCGCAAGGCCGGAAGCAGAAGGGCACGCGCCAGGCCTGCTTCGGCGATGGCGCAGGCTTCGTCGACGCCGCGGTCTATGATCGGTATGCGCTCGCGTCCGGCGACAGGATTGCGGGACCGGCGATCATCGAGGAGCGCGAGGCCACCACGATCGTGCCGCCGGGTGATCACGTCACGGTCGACGAGGTTGGCAATCTTCGCATCGCAATCGCGGAAGTCTCGGCTCGCGATGCGGTCGTGACCTCCGAGATGTCGCTCGAGGATGCAATCCGGCAGATCGAGGCCGATCCGATTGCCCTTGAGATCATGTGGAGCCGCCTGATCACGGTCGTCGACGAGATGTGGCTCACGATCGTGCGCACCGCGTTCTCGCTCATCATTGCCGAGTCGCAGGACTTCGCCTGCGAACTGCTCGATCCCACGGGGGAGACACTGGCTCATTCGCCCCGCGCGATGCCGGTGTTCAATCTTACTCTGCCGCGGGCCGTGAAGGCGCTGCTCGAGAAGTTCCCGGCCGAGACCCTCCAGCCCGGAGACGTCCTGGTCACCAACGATCCGTGGCTGTGCGCCGGACACCTGTTCGACATTGCCGTGGTGACGCCGGCCTTCAAGGACGGGCGGTTGGTCGGTCTCATGGGGACCGTTGGACACGTGGCCGACATAGGTGGCACCAAGGCCAGTCTGAGCGCCCGCGAGATTTACGAAGAGGGCCTCCAGATTCCTCCGATGAAGCTGTTCAAGGCTGGGCAGCCCAGTGAGGACCTGTTCGCCCTGATCGGCGAAAACGTCCGCAACTCCGCCCAAGTGATCGGGGACATCCACGCCTTCGTGGCGGCCAATGCGCTCGGAGCCGAGCGCCTGGTCGCCTTCATGGATGAGTACGGCATGCAGGACCTCAAGGCGCTTGCCGCGGTAGTCCAGGGCCGCTCGGAGAAGGCCATGCGGGACGCCATCCGTGCCCTGCCGGACGGGATCTACACGTCGGAGATCTCGAACAATCCTCTCGGCGAGCCAATGCGTTTCCCGCTCAAGCTGACGGTCAGCGGCGACACAGTCGAGCTCGATTTTGAGGGCGCTCCGCCGCAGGTGGCCCAAGGCGGCTTCAACTCGACGCTGAACTATACGGCCGCGCACGCGACGTATCCGCTCAAGTGCATGCTGACGCCAGGCGTTCGCGGCAATGCGGGCTGTTATCGCGCCTTTACCGTCAAGGCTCCCGAGGGCTCGATCCTGAATTGCCGCAAGCCCGCGGCCGTCAACCTGCGCACCCGCACCGGGTGGTACATCGCGCCGAACGTCTTCCGGGCCCTGGCCGAGGCGGCGCCCGACAAGGTCCAGGCCGCCACGGGGCTTCCCGTTGCGACCAGCATCTATGGATACGATCCCTCCGGACGCCTCTATGCCGACCATCTCTTCGTCGGCGGTGGACAGGGCGGCTCGGACCGCGGTGACGGCAAGTCGGGCCTGATGTGGCCGACCTCCGCGGCCAACACCTCGATCGAGCTGTTCGAGTCCCGCGTGCCGGTGCTCGTTCTCGAGAAAGCCTACCTGCCCAACAGCGGCGGGCCGGGGCGTCATCGCGGCGGCCTGGGTCAGCGGGTCCGGTTCCGCAAGCTCGAGGACGATGGGCAGACGACGCTCGTCTCGATTTATCCCGAGGGCGTGAAGGTCGTTCTGCCAGGGCCCTTCCGGGGCCGTCCCGGAGGAGCAGCCTCCGGTGCCGTGCGGACCCTCGACGGCAAGCTGCTCAAGGATTGCGGCACAGGTGATCTCGTGTCGCTGACCTCCACGGAGGAGGTGGCCGAAGTGGTTCTGGCCGGCGGAGCCGGATTCGGCGATCCGCTCGAGCGGGCCCTCGACAAGGTCGCGGATGACCTTGCCAACGGCTACGTGACCGCCCGCGCGGCTGCTCATGATTACGGTGTCGTCGTCAGCGGTGACGGCCGCATCGAGGAGGCCGCCACCGCGGAGACCCGGCGCCGCCTGCATGCGGAGGACCGCGAGGGGCTTGCGCCGAAGCAGGACGAGCGTCGGGCGCCAGCCCCGCTCGACACCGCCGCGTACGCATCGTGA
- a CDS encoding OPT/YSL family transporter has product MTDNLHPLTSREPPPAAAVSSSRAHPSLFEPTTLLLITVLCIFGAIIGMQLLVSLGITANTSLIGALAAMALARVPLAALTRYRSIHVQNLAQTAISSSTFGAGNSLLLPIGIPFVLGRPDLILPMFAGVFLAMLLDAYLLYRMFDTKVFPATGAWPPGVAAAEAIKAGDQGGRKAVLMGIGVAVGVVGSWFKIPMSAFGVAFIGNIWALAMFGIGLLLRGYSTTIFNTPLFSSVIPGGDLMKAYIPHGFMIGAGLVALVQVGQVLMQRSRDGTPAGPADIGLKKALGLGTIAYIGIAVLIAVTGGLMMEMSFGMLVLFVLYAAFAAYVHELIVGLAAMHSGWFPAFAVALITLIIGMLIGFPIPALAMLVGFSAATGPAFADMGYDLKAGYILRGNGADPAFELAGRRQQLYAAMFAFVIAGVMVFFSYETFFAQNLVAPVNRVYAATINAGVAPGVAWSLFIWAIPGAVLQFLGGSKRQIGVLFATGLLISFPMAGWAVLTGIVARIAWERLRGPEGEGDMEVFAAGVIAGDALFSFFDSVTKNLFKS; this is encoded by the coding sequence ATGACCGACAATCTGCATCCCTTGACCAGCCGTGAGCCGCCACCGGCCGCGGCCGTATCATCCTCGCGGGCTCATCCCAGCCTGTTCGAGCCGACCACCCTTCTCCTGATCACGGTGCTCTGCATCTTCGGCGCCATCATCGGGATGCAACTGCTCGTCTCGCTCGGGATCACCGCGAACACGTCACTCATCGGTGCCCTTGCCGCGATGGCGCTGGCCCGGGTGCCGCTCGCGGCCCTGACGCGCTATCGCTCGATCCACGTTCAGAACCTGGCCCAGACCGCGATCTCATCGTCGACGTTCGGGGCCGGAAACAGCCTGCTCCTGCCGATCGGCATTCCCTTCGTCTTGGGACGACCCGATCTGATCCTGCCCATGTTCGCCGGCGTGTTCCTGGCGATGCTGCTCGATGCCTATCTCCTGTATCGCATGTTCGACACGAAGGTGTTCCCGGCGACGGGAGCCTGGCCTCCCGGCGTCGCGGCGGCCGAGGCGATCAAGGCCGGCGACCAAGGCGGGCGCAAGGCGGTGCTGATGGGCATCGGCGTTGCCGTCGGCGTGGTGGGCTCCTGGTTCAAGATTCCGATGTCGGCGTTCGGTGTCGCCTTCATCGGCAACATCTGGGCACTCGCGATGTTCGGCATCGGCCTGCTGCTCAGGGGCTACTCGACGACGATCTTCAACACGCCCTTGTTCTCGTCCGTCATTCCGGGCGGCGATCTCATGAAGGCTTACATCCCGCATGGCTTCATGATCGGCGCAGGCCTGGTCGCTCTCGTGCAAGTCGGTCAGGTGCTGATGCAGCGCAGCCGAGACGGAACCCCAGCCGGACCCGCGGATATCGGCCTCAAGAAGGCCCTCGGTCTCGGCACCATCGCCTACATCGGGATCGCCGTGCTGATCGCCGTCACCGGTGGCCTGATGATGGAAATGTCGTTTGGCATGCTGGTGCTCTTCGTGCTCTATGCGGCGTTTGCGGCCTACGTCCACGAACTGATCGTTGGCCTCGCGGCCATGCATTCCGGCTGGTTCCCGGCCTTCGCGGTGGCCCTGATCACGCTCATCATCGGCATGTTGATCGGCTTTCCGATTCCGGCGCTCGCCATGCTCGTCGGATTCTCGGCGGCGACAGGGCCGGCCTTTGCCGACATGGGCTACGACCTCAAGGCCGGCTACATCCTGCGCGGCAATGGCGCGGATCCCGCTTTCGAGCTCGCAGGACGGCGCCAGCAGCTCTACGCGGCGATGTTCGCGTTCGTTATCGCGGGCGTCATGGTGTTCTTCTCGTATGAGACCTTCTTTGCCCAGAACCTCGTAGCGCCGGTCAACCGCGTCTATGCGGCGACGATCAACGCGGGCGTGGCGCCGGGAGTCGCCTGGTCTCTGTTCATCTGGGCCATTCCGGGAGCTGTCCTCCAATTCCTGGGCGGCTCGAAACGTCAGATCGGGGTGCTGTTTGCCACAGGGCTCCTGATCAGCTTCCCGATGGCCGGCTGGGCGGTGCTGACCGGCATCGTGGCCCGCATCGCCTGGGAGCGACTGCGTGGGCCGGAAGGGGAAGGCGACATGGAGGTGTTCGCGGCCGGTGTCATCGCCGGGGACGCTCTCTTCAGCTTCTTCGACTCAGTCACGAAGAACCTGTTCAAATCCTAG
- a CDS encoding NRAMP family divalent metal transporter yields the protein MHQKLREPFDTREQGHPPQKGGLFRVLGSGIITGAADDDPSAIGTYASAGAKFGLGFLWIAPVLLPMMYVVVYLSAKLGQVYGKGLFAIIRDQFPRWVLYPTMIGAFIGNIIEAAADLGGIGAAMNLLIPLPVPVLVAGTAAVIFALQYFGSYSTIRKIFRWLALILFAYVVAAILAKPDPVEVLIGTVIPRIQFNIEFLSIVVACIGTSLSAYVYTWQSNQEVEEEILKGRRHLWQRKGATNVEIERTRRDVLTGMIFSNVILYFIILATGSTLHASGQTQIETAAQAATALEPLAGPAAKWLFAAGIIGVGFLAVPIMTTGAAYDIVQGFGKKGSLHAKPSENKFFYATIGVVTALAVGLNFLGFNPMRALVWSGIVQGFSVPPLLFMMMLLANDRKVMGERVNGRFTNILGWATTGITFLATVCLVVTWFL from the coding sequence ATGCACCAGAAGCTCCGTGAGCCCTTCGACACCAGGGAACAGGGCCACCCGCCTCAGAAGGGCGGCCTCTTTCGCGTTCTTGGCTCTGGCATCATCACGGGTGCGGCCGATGATGACCCGTCTGCAATCGGCACCTACGCCAGTGCAGGCGCCAAGTTCGGGCTCGGCTTCCTGTGGATCGCGCCCGTCCTGCTGCCGATGATGTACGTGGTGGTTTATCTTTCGGCCAAGCTCGGGCAGGTCTACGGCAAGGGTCTGTTCGCCATCATCCGGGATCAGTTCCCGCGCTGGGTGCTCTACCCGACCATGATCGGCGCCTTCATTGGCAACATCATCGAGGCGGCGGCTGATCTGGGCGGCATCGGCGCGGCCATGAATCTCCTGATCCCGCTTCCGGTTCCGGTGCTGGTGGCCGGAACGGCAGCAGTGATCTTCGCGCTTCAGTACTTCGGCTCGTACTCGACGATCCGGAAGATCTTCCGCTGGCTCGCCCTGATCCTGTTCGCCTATGTGGTGGCCGCCATCCTGGCCAAACCGGATCCGGTGGAAGTCCTCATAGGCACCGTCATCCCGCGCATCCAGTTCAACATCGAGTTCCTCTCGATCGTGGTCGCCTGCATCGGCACCTCCCTCTCGGCCTATGTCTACACCTGGCAGTCCAACCAGGAGGTCGAGGAGGAGATCCTGAAAGGGCGACGCCACCTCTGGCAGCGCAAGGGAGCCACAAACGTCGAGATCGAACGCACCCGGCGGGATGTGCTCACTGGTATGATCTTCTCGAACGTGATCCTCTACTTCATCATCCTGGCCACCGGCAGCACGCTGCACGCCTCCGGTCAGACGCAGATCGAGACCGCCGCGCAGGCCGCGACCGCGCTTGAGCCCTTGGCCGGGCCCGCAGCGAAATGGCTGTTTGCCGCCGGGATCATCGGTGTCGGCTTCCTGGCCGTCCCGATCATGACCACGGGCGCCGCCTACGACATCGTTCAGGGCTTCGGCAAGAAGGGCAGCCTGCATGCCAAGCCATCGGAGAACAAGTTCTTCTACGCCACGATCGGCGTTGTGACGGCATTGGCGGTGGGGCTGAACTTTCTCGGCTTCAACCCAATGAGAGCCTTGGTCTGGTCGGGTATCGTGCAGGGCTTCTCCGTGCCGCCCCTGCTGTTCATGATGATGCTCCTGGCAAATGACCGGAAGGTCATGGGCGAGCGGGTGAATGGCCGGTTCACCAATATCCTGGGCTGGGCCACCACCGGCATTACCTTCCTGGCCACCGTTTGCCTGGTCGTCACGTGGTTCCTCTAG